CCGTATGAATAAATTCAATAAAGGCGGCTGCCATTGTGTGGTCTTTACCTTCGTATCCAAGTGCTTTTGCAGATAAAATGGCAAGAACTGGGCGCAGACGTTTACCGCCTCCACTTACAATGTAAAAACCAAGTTGGTTGATAAGCGCAACATCAGAATTTAGTTGTGCCAAGATGGTTTCATTTACGATTGCCATGTCATCAGCCGTGAGGGCTTGGATAGCTTTAAAATCCATTATTATTCCAGCAAGGTTAGGGCCTAAGTCAGGCTTAAATGTAATAAGTGATTAAACAAATAATACACTAAAGTAGGGTAGGCAATACAGTCGAAAATTACCTCCTTATTGCTTATTGAGTATGTCGGCGATCTTTTCATCATTTTTCTTCATTTTTGGGTTGTCAGATTGAAATCATTCGCGTAGAATCCGGACCCTATTGATGACAAGTTTAACGCACACCTAAATTGTTGAGTAAACAAAATACATGGTAGTGCGAAAGTAGCGGAGTAAAATATGTACGCTGTTTTCCAATCTGGTGGTAAACAACACCGTGTAAGTGAAGGTCAAACTCTTCGCTTGGAAAAATTAGACGTTGAGACTGGCGCAACAGTTGATTTCGACAACGTTCTTATGATTGCTAACGGTGAAGAAATCACTGTTGGTGCACCTCTAGTAGCTGGCGGTAAAGTAACTGCGGAAGTAGTTCAGCACGGTCGTGGCGATAAAGTTAAAATCGTTAAGTTCCGTCGTCGTAAGCATTCTCGTAAGCAACAGGGCCATCGTCAATGGTTCACTGAAGTCAGAATCACTGGCATCAGCGCTTAATTTAAGGAGAATAAAAAATGGCACATAAAAAAGCTGGCGGTTCTACTCGTAACGGCCGCGATTCAGAAAGTAAACGTCTTGGTGTTAAGCGTTTCGGTGGCGAATCTGTTCTTGCAGGTAACATCATCGTTCGTCAACGTGGTACTAAATTCCACGCTGGTACTAACGTAGGCATCGGTAAAGACCATACTCTTTTCGCTCTATCTGAAGGTAAAGTGAAGTTTGAAGTTAAAGGTCCTAAAAACCGTAAATTCGTTTCTATCGACGCTGAATAATCGTTTTTAAAAACTAATTTTAAAAGCCCTGCCACCTGGCGGGGCTTTTTATTTATGGATAGTCACCAGTTAACTATTTTGTCGTTTATACTTCTTTTAGGTTGGTATAACTAATGAGTTTAAATGCTAGAATACTTACCTAGTGACTATATTGATATATTACGTAACGTAAAGATCATTGACGATCCACTCTCACCCTATCATTTTGGTCTACAGTTAATAAGCCAACCGTACCCAATAATGACAAGAGTATTTACGCTACAGCTCGGAGAAGAAAATGAAATTCGTTGATGAAGCGACAATTAAAGTAGATGCAGGCGACGGCGGTAACGGTACTGTTAGTTTTTGGCGTGAAAAATTCGTAGCTAAAGGCGGCCCTGATGGCGGCGATGGCGGCGATGGTGGTGATGTTTACCTAGAAGCTGATGAAAACCTAAATACCCTAATCGATTACCGTTTTAACCGTTTCTATGATGCTGAGCGTGGTAAAAATGGTGGTGGTACGAATAGTACTGGCCGACGTGGTGAAGATATTACATTGAAAGTACCTGTTGGTACGCGTGCTATCGATATTGATACTGGCGAGAAAGTTGCAGAGCTAATGGCTCACGGTATGAAGATCATGGTAGCTAAAGGCGGCTGGCATGGTTTAGGTAATACTCGTTTTAAATCATCAGTTAACCGTGCTCCTCGTCAAAAGACAATGGGAACAAAGGGTGAAGTTCGTGAACTTCGTCTAGAGCTTCTTCTTCTTGCTGATGTTGGTATGCTTGGCTTGCCAAATGCGGGTAAATCAACGTTTATTCGTGCAGTATCTGCAGCAAAACCAAAAGTAGCTGATTATCCGTTTACGACGCTTATCCCTAGTTTAGGTGTAGTACGTGCTCGTGGTAATAAGAGCTTCGTTATTGCGGATATTCCTGGTCTGATTGAAGGTGCTGCTGAAGGTGCCGGTCTTGGTGTTCGTTTCTTGAAGCACCTTGAGCGTTGTCGTGTATTGCTTCACGTGATCGATATTCTTCCTATTGATGGCAGTGATCCTGTTCAAAATGCCCTAACGATCATTGATGAGTTAGAGCGATACAGTGAGAAAGTAGCTGGAAAACCTCGTTGGTTATTGTTTAACAAAACGGATCTCCTACTTGAAGCTGAAGCCGATGAGAAGATCGCAGAGATCCTTGAAGCATTAGCTTGGGAAGGCGCTCACTTCAAAATTGCTGCGGTAAGCCGTACAGGTACTCAAGAAGTGTGTAATGAACTTTCTGACTTTATGGATACGTTACCTAAAGAAATCATGACAGATGAAGAAAAAGCGGCGCTTAAAGTCGACTTCATGTGGGATGATTATCATAAAGACGCAATGTCTGGTAAAAATGTGGTTACTGAAGACGGTGACGACGATGATGATTGGGATGACGAAGAAGATGATGGTCACGTTATCTATGCTCGTGATTAAGTCTTAATCAAGACAATTATTATAAAAAACCGCACTTGTTGCGGTTTTTTTTATTTAAGTCATTAAAAGTAAGAAGAGAAAAGATTAGAATCATTTTATATTAAGTTACTTATTGCGAATTCAAATGGAAGAACAGCAAAGGGAAATATCACGTTTAGTGGCTAAGGCAGGACAAATGTTACTTCAGCATGGTGCTGAAAGCAGCTTAGTTTCAGATGTGAGCCGACGGTTAGGGATTGCAGTTGGGGCTGATGAGGTTGAAATATCATTATCAGCCAGTTCGTTGGTAATAACGACAGTAATAAATGAACATTGCGTGACGACGGCGAGAAGAGCGCCTGATCGCGGTATTAATATGAGAGCAATAACGGAAATACAACGGATATGCATTATGTCCGAAAAAGGGTTATTAGATCGTCATGAAGCGACTCATAAGTTAAATAATATTAGTCCTGAACGTTACAATCGTTGGTTAGTTGTCGTTATGATTGGATTGTCTTGCGCGAGCTTTAGTCGCTTAGCTGGTGGAGATTGGCCTGTTTTTATGATGACATTTTTGGCCTCTTCTTTGGGCATGATTGTTCGTCAAGAAATCGGACACCGACATTTCAATCCTTTACTTAACTTTGGTATTACAGCCTTTGTTACTACGCTTATTTCTTCTCAAGCGGTTATTTATCATATAGGTAATACGCCTTTTCTTGCCATGGCATCCTCTGTTTTGATGCTCGTTCCTGGTTTTCCATTGATCAACGCGGTTGCTGATATGGTGAAAGGTTACGTTAATATGGGTATTGCACGTTGGACATTTGCGACTTTACTTACTTTGGCTACCAGTATTGGTATTGTAGGTGCAATGAATTTAGTCGGCGTGTGGGGGTGGATTAACTAATGGATAATGTAACTATGCAGTCTATTTTTGAATTATTCCTCGCCTTATTGAATGACATGTTTTTTGCAATGATCCCCGCGATCGGTTTTGCTTTAGTTTTTAATGTGCCAGTGAAAGCATTAAAATATTGTGCGATTGGTGGTGCCATTGGGCATGGAACTCGATTTTTATTAATGCATTATGGCGCACCATTAGAGTGGGCTACATTATGTGCAGCAACAGTGGTGGGTATGATCGGTGTTCATTGGTCACATCGTTTTTTAGCTCACCCTAAAGTTTTTACTGTCGCGGCATTAATTCCAATGATCCCGGGTGTTTTTGCTTTTAAGGCGATGATTGCGGTTGTTGAGATAAATCACTTAGGATACTCTCCTGAATTGTGGGCTCTGATGATCGATAATTTAATTAAAACCTTATTTACGATTGCAGCACTCGCGATTGGGTTAGCGATGCCTGGTTTGCTGTTTTACCGTAGAAAATCTATAGTGTGATAAAGGTATTAATTTGTTATTCTACGGACCAGTTTTTTTGCTTAATAAAATGAGATTTAGAATAAATGAAGATTAGTATGATTGCTGCCATGGCAAATAATGGGAAAATAGATAAATCGTGCAATCTGTCAAATTCTCAATCTCGAATTATTGGCAAAAATAATCAAATGCCATGGCATTTACCTGCTGATTTTGCATGGTTTAAGCAATGTACTATGGGAAAGCCAATTGTGATGGGGCGTAAAACCTATGAATCCATTGGTCGTCCATTACCGGGACGCTTAAATATTGTATTAAGCCGTGATGCGAGTTTGAAGATTGAAGGTGTCACTTGTGTGACTTCAATTGATGAAGCGAAGCAAGTCGCCGGTGATATTGAAGAACTAATGATTATTGGTGGTGGCTCTATCTATCAAGCGTGTTTACCTGATGCTGATACTCTTTATCTTACCTTTATTGATGCTGATATTGATGGAGATACTCAATTCCCTGATTGGGGAGAGGGGTGGAACCAGACGCATTCTGAGATGTATTTGAAAGATGAAAAGAATCAGTACGATATGGAATTTGTAGTGTTAGAAAGGTAAGAGCAGGATGAACTTCGTTCTAAAGGGCGCTTCGCTTAAGGAGGCTGCGCCCTGAGGAATAAAAGCAAAGAGAAAAGCAGGTTTCAGGAGCTCTCGCTTTTGAGCTTCTTACCCCTCAAACAACTTGTTGCGTCTTATAGCGAAGCGCTCTCAAGGCGAAGCCGTCTATCTTTTGCTTTTATAGTCTCTAGTTAGCGAAGCGTATAGTTTCTAGCTTATCGCCTTTTGTGTGAAATATTGTCCATCATCGACTCGATACATCGTCATATATTCCCCCCAGACACAGCCTGTATCTAATGCTATTACGCCATTGTTTTCATAACCCATCAATGCAGCCCAATGACCAAAGATCACAGTGTGAGAAAGAGGGCATCGAGACTTAAGATCAAACCACGGAATTAGTTTTTCTTTATCGTCTGAAGATAATTCTTGTGGTGGCTGTTTGCATTCCATATCTAGACGTCCGTCTGGGTAACAGAAACGCATACGTGTAAACGCGTTAATTATGTAACGATAACGGTTTATACCAGTAAGATCGCTTTGCCATAAATCAGGTTGATTCTCATACATGTTTTCTAATAACCATACCCATTTGTCAGAAACTAAAACAGATTCAATTTCACGAGCGCATTCAGTGGCAGTTTCTATATTCCACTGCGGAGAGATCCCAGCATGAGTCATGACAATATTATGCTGAGCGTGAGTCGCTAATAATGGTTGATGGCGTAGCCAAGTAAGTAATTCTTCACTATCAGGCGCGGTAAAAATAGAGGCCGTTTTATCTTTTTCTTTTATGCGTGAAATACCTTGAGATACCGCGAGCAGATGAAGATCATGATTGCCAAGAATGGTCACGGCGGCTTTATCTAATGATTTTACAAAGCGAAGAGTTTCTAAAGATTTTGGTCCACGAGCAACAAGATCTCCAGTTAACCAAAGTTGATCTTTTTCTTTATCAAAGCTGACCTGATCGAGTAATAACAATAGCTCGTCTAGACAGCCTTGAATATCGCCAACAAAATAGGTCGCCATGAATATTTCCTTACATCAATATGGGAGTAGATAGAAAAAAGGTGACAATGAAGTCACCTTTTATTTTATTGTGTTCGTTAAGGATGAGCCACTAAGTTAAGCCGATTCTGTAGATTCTGCTTGGTAGTTGTCATTCAACCAGTTTGCCATGATAACAAACTGCTCTAACGTTAAGTTTTCAGGACGATGGGAAGGATTAACACCTAATGCTTCCAATTGTTCTTTTGTTAATAGTGCTTTGAAACAGTTTCGTACTGTTTTGCGGCGTTGGTTGAAGCCTTCGCGACATACGCGGTCAAGCCATTTTAAGTTCTTCGCAGGGAACGGAAGTACCTCATAAGGCACTAGACGAACGACGGCAGAATCAACCTTCGGTGGCGGAACAAACGCTGTTGGTGGCACTTCAAGTACAGGCATTACCTTACAGTAATACTGAGCCATTACTGTTAGGCGGCCATAAGCTTTAGTTCCTGGACCTGCCGCTAGGCGGTTAACCACTTCTTTTTGTAACATAAAGTGCATATCTTGTATGTCTTTATGAAATTCAAAAAGGTGGAACATTAATGGTGTAGAGATGTTATATGGCAAGTTACCAAAAATACGTAATTTATTGCCTTCTTGAATAAGCTGCGTGAAGTCGAAGCGCATTGCATCGCCTTCATAAATAGTTAATTTACTGCCCAATTCAGGGTGAGTACGTAAACGAGCGGCTAAATCACGGTCAAGTTCGATAACGGTAAATTTGTCTATTTCACGGCCAACAGGCTCAGTGATTGCTCCAAGACCTGGACCAATTTCTACAAGGTTTTGACCTGGCAGAGGGTTGATTGCAGATACGATTCCATCGATTACGTAAGGGTCGTTTAAGAAGTTTTGACCAAAGCGTTTCTTCGCTTTATGGCCTAAATGGACATCATTTCTTGTACTCATTTATTTTCTACCAGTTCAATTGCATGGGTAAGTGCGGTAATAAAGCTTCCTGCATCTGCTTTTCCAGTACCCGCTAATTCCAATGCAGTACCGTGGTCTACGGAAGTTCGGATAAAAGGCAAACCTAATGTAATGTTCACCGACTTTCCAAATCCTTTAAATTTTAACACAGGAAGCCCTTGATCGTGATACATCGCGAGCACGGCATC
The Aliivibrio salmonicida LFI1238 genome window above contains:
- the rplU gene encoding 50S ribosomal protein L21; this translates as MYAVFQSGGKQHRVSEGQTLRLEKLDVETGATVDFDNVLMIANGEEITVGAPLVAGGKVTAEVVQHGRGDKVKIVKFRRRKHSRKQQGHRQWFTEVRITGISA
- the rpmA gene encoding 50S ribosomal protein L27, with translation MAHKKAGGSTRNGRDSESKRLGVKRFGGESVLAGNIIVRQRGTKFHAGTNVGIGKDHTLFALSEGKVKFEVKGPKNRKFVSIDAE
- the cgtA gene encoding Obg family GTPase CgtA; this encodes MKFVDEATIKVDAGDGGNGTVSFWREKFVAKGGPDGGDGGDGGDVYLEADENLNTLIDYRFNRFYDAERGKNGGGTNSTGRRGEDITLKVPVGTRAIDIDTGEKVAELMAHGMKIMVAKGGWHGLGNTRFKSSVNRAPRQKTMGTKGEVRELRLELLLLADVGMLGLPNAGKSTFIRAVSAAKPKVADYPFTTLIPSLGVVRARGNKSFVIADIPGLIEGAAEGAGLGVRFLKHLERCRVLLHVIDILPIDGSDPVQNALTIIDELERYSEKVAGKPRWLLFNKTDLLLEAEADEKIAEILEALAWEGAHFKIAAVSRTGTQEVCNELSDFMDTLPKEIMTDEEKAALKVDFMWDDYHKDAMSGKNVVTEDGDDDDDWDDEEDDGHVIYARD
- a CDS encoding threonine/serine exporter family protein, with amino-acid sequence MEEQQREISRLVAKAGQMLLQHGAESSLVSDVSRRLGIAVGADEVEISLSASSLVITTVINEHCVTTARRAPDRGINMRAITEIQRICIMSEKGLLDRHEATHKLNNISPERYNRWLVVVMIGLSCASFSRLAGGDWPVFMMTFLASSLGMIVRQEIGHRHFNPLLNFGITAFVTTLISSQAVIYHIGNTPFLAMASSVLMLVPGFPLINAVADMVKGYVNMGIARWTFATLLTLATSIGIVGAMNLVGVWGWIN
- a CDS encoding threonine/serine exporter family protein, with translation MDNVTMQSIFELFLALLNDMFFAMIPAIGFALVFNVPVKALKYCAIGGAIGHGTRFLLMHYGAPLEWATLCAATVVGMIGVHWSHRFLAHPKVFTVAALIPMIPGVFAFKAMIAVVEINHLGYSPELWALMIDNLIKTLFTIAALAIGLAMPGLLFYRRKSIV
- the folA gene encoding type 3 dihydrofolate reductase; translated protein: MKISMIAAMANNGKIDKSCNLSNSQSRIIGKNNQMPWHLPADFAWFKQCTMGKPIVMGRKTYESIGRPLPGRLNIVLSRDASLKIEGVTCVTSIDEAKQVAGDIEELMIIGGGSIYQACLPDADTLYLTFIDADIDGDTQFPDWGEGWNQTHSEMYLKDEKNQYDMEFVVLER
- a CDS encoding symmetrical bis(5'-nucleosyl)-tetraphosphatase, giving the protein MATYFVGDIQGCLDELLLLLDQVSFDKEKDQLWLTGDLVARGPKSLETLRFVKSLDKAAVTILGNHDLHLLAVSQGISRIKEKDKTASIFTAPDSEELLTWLRHQPLLATHAQHNIVMTHAGISPQWNIETATECAREIESVLVSDKWVWLLENMYENQPDLWQSDLTGINRYRYIINAFTRMRFCYPDGRLDMECKQPPQELSSDDKEKLIPWFDLKSRCPLSHTVIFGHWAALMGYENNGVIALDTGCVWGEYMTMYRVDDGQYFTQKAIS
- the rsmA gene encoding 16S rRNA (adenine(1518)-N(6)/adenine(1519)-N(6))-dimethyltransferase RsmA; this translates as MSTRNDVHLGHKAKKRFGQNFLNDPYVIDGIVSAINPLPGQNLVEIGPGLGAITEPVGREIDKFTVIELDRDLAARLRTHPELGSKLTIYEGDAMRFDFTQLIQEGNKLRIFGNLPYNISTPLMFHLFEFHKDIQDMHFMLQKEVVNRLAAGPGTKAYGRLTVMAQYYCKVMPVLEVPPTAFVPPPKVDSAVVRLVPYEVLPFPAKNLKWLDRVCREGFNQRRKTVRNCFKALLTKEQLEALGVNPSHRPENLTLEQFVIMANWLNDNYQAESTESA